From the Hydrogenispora ethanolica genome, the window TTTTTCATAAAGAAACAAATAAAAGCCGTTTCCGGCATCGGGTTCGGTCTCCCCGACCTTCATATAACCCAGCTTCTCATAGAAATGGTGGTTGCGAACGTTCCGGTACGGAGTATCCAGCGTCCACTTCCGGGCGTCCGGAAACCGTTCTTCGAGCGCCCGGAGCGCCGCAGCGCCGATCCCCAGATTCTGATGGGACGGGGCGATAAAGATCCGGCCGAGATGATAATGCCCGTTTTCGCGGCTGAAAATCACGACTCCGCCGACAATTTTCGCCTGATACAATATTTTAAAGTATAAGCTCTGCTTTTCAATGAGATTCAAGTGCCATTCCAGCGCGTCATGGCCCTCGGGCCCACAGCCGTATTGGGCGACATCCGCCGCAAAGGCCGCCGCCTGAATGTCCCGCAATTCCGCCGCGTCGCCGCTTTCGGCTCGAGCTAATGTAATCATCGCCATTCCTCTTCAGGGTCGCTCCGCCTTACCGGAAACGATCCGTTTGGATTCTTTTTCGTTACCCAGGATACAGTATACCAAATTGTCGGGTTCCGTCCAAGTCCCTGGAAGACTTATTGGAGCATATTGGATAAAATTATCACTTGAGACCCCTTCCGCACCCTCGCCGGTTCATGATATAATATTTGATTGTTGTAGTACATGATGGACTGGGTCCATCGCGATTGGATGTTTGGAGGTTTATGATGCCGGATACAGAGCCGCTCTTACAGGAAGAGATTCAAAAGCGCCGGACCTTTGCGATCATCTCGCATCCGGACGCCGGAAAGACCACCCTCACCGAAAAACTGCTGCTTTACGGCGGCGCCATTCATCTGGCCGGCTCGGTCAAGGCCCGCAAGGCGCAACGCCACGCCGTCTCCGACTGGATGGAGATTGAGAAGCAGCGGGGGATCTCGGTCACTTCCAGCGTCCTGCAGTTCGATTACGAAGGGTTCCGCATCAATATTCTGGATACCCCGGGCCACCAGGATTTCAGCGAGGACACCTACCGCACCCTGATGGCGGCCGACTGCGCGGTGATGCTGATCGACGTCGCCAAGGGCGTGGAGGCCCAGACAATCAAGCTTTTCAAGGTCTGCAAACAACGGGGGATCCCCATCTTCACCTTTGTCAATAAGTTGGACCGGGTCGGCAAGAACCCGTTCGAATTGATGGAAGAGATCGAAAAGGTGCTCGGCATCCGTTCCTACCCGATGAATTGGCCGGTGGGAATCCATGGTGAATACCAGGGCGTCTATAACCGCCGCAAGGCCCAGATCGAGCTTTTCGATACCGAGGGCGGCCACGGCCAGTACATCGTGCCGTCGACGGTCGGCAGCGTCGAAGACCCCTCTTTCGCCGAGCTGTTGGGCGAGGCGGTCCACCAGAATCTGAAGAGTGAGATCGAACTGCTCGACCTGGCCGGAGACGATTTCGATCTGGCCAAAGTGCGCCGCGGCGAGCTGACGCCGATGTTCTTCGGCAGCGCCATGACCAATTTTGGCGTCCGGCCGTTCCTGGAGGAGTTTCTGCGGCTGGCGCCGCCGCCCGCGCCGCGCCGCACCGACGCCGGGGAGATTGCCCCGGATGACGGACGCTTCTCGGCCTTCGTCTTTAAGATCCAGGCCAATATGAACCCGGCCCACCGCGACCGGATCGCCTTCGCCCGGATCTGCTCCGGCAAGTTCGTCCGGGGCATGGAGGTTTACCACCTGCAGACCGGCAAGCCGTTGAAGCTGGCCCAGCCGCAGCAGTTCATGGCCCAGGACCGGGCGATCATCGAGGAGGCCTATCCCGGCGACATCGTCGGCCTGTTCGATCCCGGGGTCTTCGGCATCGGCGATACCCTTTGCCCCATGGGCGATAAGTTCCGCTTCGAGGACTTCCCGGTCTTCCCGCCGGAGCAGTTCGCCCGGGTCCAGCCCAAGGATTCGATGCGCCGCAAGCAGTTCATCAAGGGAATTACCCAGCTGACCCAGGAGGGCGCGGTGCAGCTCTTCCGCCAGCCGGACTACGGCGTGGAGTCCTTCGTGGTCGGCGTGGTCGGCAGCCTCCAGTTCGACGTGCTCCAATACCGGCTGCAGGGCGAATACGGCGTGGATATCTATATCCAACACCTGCCCTACGTGATGGCCCGCTGGATCGCCGGCAAAAACACCCAATCGGTCAATCTCAGCGGCGATCTGCTGGTGCTGGACAGAAACGAAAAACCGGTGGCCCTCTTCCGCAGCGAATGGTCCTTCCAGAACACCGCCCAGAAACATCCGGAGCTGGAGTTCCTGGTGGTGCCGCGGCGCGGGCCGGAGGAATAAACCTGCCTGAGCGCAAAATTCAGATACAAAATCAAAATAATGTAGGACTGATTCGCAGTACGGATCAGTCCTTTTCACAGGTTTTTTTTATAATTCCTTCATGTATCGCTGAATCATCTTCAGCAACCACTCCGTTTCCCCGGGTACCTGCTCGCACAGCCGGGCGGCGGCCACCGGCAGCAGCCACACCGCGACCGCTTCGAACCCGATCCTGGCCAACCGCAGATACTCCTGCAAATAGACCGCTCTTAATAAACGCTTGACCGCTTTTAGCAGCACCTGGGTAGCCTTGGGGATATGCGGCGGCAGGTATGGCGAATCGAGAATCAGTACGGTCCGGGCCACATCGGCGCAGGGATTCCCGGCAGTGGCATTGCTCCAGTCGATCGCCACCCATTTCCGCTCTACGCCTAGGATGTTGTCGGGATGAAAATCGCCGTGGCAAACGCTGGAACCCTCCGGCAGCCGCCGCAGATGTGCTATAATCGGTGCTTGGTTCGCGCCCAGGCCGAATAGGGCGACGGAATCACGGATCGCGGACTCCATACGCTCCTTCTGCCCGGGCAAACCCGCGCCATTCGCCGCATGGATTTGCCGGTGAAACTTAGCCATCTGCCGGGCGTAATGCATGATCCGCCACGGCTTGGCTTCGATCCGGCCCAGCAGCGAAGGGCCGTCAAGGCGCTGATACAACAAGCCTTTCCGCCCATCGACATCGAACAGGCCGTAAACCGCCGGAGCGGGCACGCCGGCCGCGTGCACCGCCGCTCCTATCTCGGCCTCAGCCTCGATCCAAGCCGCGGGAACCCAATCATAAAAGATTTTCAGGACCCGCTCGTTTTCTAAGCGGTATACTTCAGCGGTCCTGCCCTTGCCGATCAAGATACCTTCCGGCATGGTTACCTCTTTTTTTCTCATTAAAGATTTCGAGCAGGAGTCTCCGGCGCTCTACGCCAATATCCGTCTCAGCCAGGGAATCCGCCGGGCCCAATAACTGACCCCGAAACAAAGCGGCACTACGACCAGTCCCGCCAGCACCGTTTTGAGCAACGGCATCATCGTAATCTTCCGCAACAACAGGGTTATCCCCACCAAAACGGGCGCATGCAAAACATAAACCCCGAAGGCGTTTTGCGAAAGGAAAGCGGCGATTCTTCCCTGGCGGTTCCATTTCTCGCGGAATAACACCAGTAAACCCAGACAGACTCCGCCGCAGAAGAACGACTCCCAAACCGCATAAGCCGCCGCCTGCCAATAAAAGCCGCCAAAGTAAGGCCGCATATCCCTAAACGCATCTCCCAATAACAAAATCGCGATCCAAAGCGGAATCCCCAATCCCAAAGCGGCTTTGAACCAAGCCGTTCCCAACCGGTACGGGATGTTCAGCAAACCATTGCGGCGGTATAAAATGATCCCCAGGCTAAAAAGGATAATATATTGCGGAAAAAAACAGAGCTGCATGTTGTAAACATCCGTCCCGATGGGCTGGACCAGCCGGACCAGAAAAGTCAGCGCGGCCATGATCAAAATGACGCAGCCAACTCGACCGTGGCTTGCCTTCAAAGGCTCTGAGCAATCCGTTGACGAAACGTTCTTGGCGACGCCAACGATTCGCAAAGCCGCATAACCGATGGAGAAGATGAGTAAAGCCCATGCAAACCACAGCGGCCCCGAGGAGCCGAGGAAGCGTTGCGAAAATAGATAGTTAAGGTATACGGAGAGCAGGTGCGCCGGAGTGTGATGGTCAAAATGCCAAATGATCAGCATTGTCAACGGATAGAGCACGCCCATGAACAGCAGGGCCGGAACGCCCAAGCGGATCGCGCGGTCCCCGAGGAACCGGGCGGCGCCTTTACGGTCATAAGAAGCCGGGACGAAATAACCGGCAATCAAAAAGAGCAGTCCCATAAAGTAGGCCTGCGAAAAGGAGACCGCCATCGTCAATACGATCCTGGAGACCGGGTCCACCGGATGGCTCTCGATGTAATACCAGCCGCCCACCTGGCCATAAGTATTGTTGAGATGGTGCAGGACGACCAAGACGATCATGACCCAACGGATGTTATCGATGAAAACCAGCCGTTCCACGGGCTGCACCGGCTGCCCGGCCATATCCGGGATTCGGCGTTGCAAGCCGGCTGCTTTACCGGGCGGTTTTTGAGTCGCCATGTCCATGCCCCCTATTCACTGGCAATTTGGTACCGTTTCAGCAGTTGTCCAATACCGTTACATGTCTTGCCCTATCCCCTTTTGACAATTTCATTCTAAAATCCCGCCATTTTTAATGATCATATTGGCTCAACATTCCAAGTGTCATCCCCCAGCGCATAATCCAACGCCGCCTCGGCATGCAGCGTCAAGGTGTCCAGGACCGGAACCGGGCAATCGGCCGGGGTGATGAGCAGCGGCAGCTCGGTGCAGCCGAGGATCACGCCATCGACGTCATAGGCGGCGATCATCTCCAACATGCGCCGTTTGGCGGCGGCTGTAAAGTTGTTGATGACCAGCTCGCCGAAGATGATTGCATCGATCTCCGCTTGATGCGGCGCGCTGGGAACGATGACTTCGAGCCCGTGCTCTTGAAAGACTTTCGGGTAAAAATCCGCTTGCATCGTATAGCGGATTCCGGTCAGCAACAATTTTTTCAAATGCAATTGGCGCGCCTTTTAGGCCGCCGTCCGGACGATGCTGAGCAACGGCAGCCGCACCCTGCGAGCCACCTCGTCGAAGACCGAATGGGGCGAGTTGGCGGCCATGATCGCAAAATCGGCGCCGGCTTTCTCCAGCGAAACAAGGCCCCGCACAATATAATCGATGTACTCTTCCGTTTTATGCTCGTTCTCCAAATCGGTGAAATACTGAAAATCAAGGCTCCGAATGATGATCTCCGGGTAGTAATAGTCCCGGTGCCGCTCATAATACAGCTCCGTTAGCTTCCGGTAATACTGAATGGTCGATGCCGAGCTGATGCCGCCCAAAATACCGATGACTTTTTTCATATTCTCCTCCGACTCCTTCGCAGTGATTTAACCACGGAAATTGTTTTTTGGGTTTCTATCCTCTCATTCAATTTCGATCCAATACCGCTGAATGAGCTTCCCGCTGTCATTGTCGAAAACCTCATTCTCCAAAACCCCGCCGTTTTTGAGGATTATTCGGGCCGATGCGACATTCTCGCGGTAACACCCGAGTAAAACCCTTTTCAGATTAAGGTTTTTGCACTCTGCGAGCGCCAATTTCAGGATGGTGGTCGCATATCCTTTTCTTCTCGCGCCCGGTCGGACGCCATAGCCGATGTTCCCGAAAGCCTCCAGAAGCAGATCATTCAGAGAATGCCGGATGTTGACGGCGCCTACGATCTGGTCCGTTTCATTGTCATAAGCCCAAAATGTTGTACTGGGAACGAAACCTTCCGGAACGTTTATCCCTCGGGAAAGACCCTCCAACTTTTCCACCAGCGCCTGAAAATCCGTGCAATCTTTTTGCAACACCCAAGGCTTCGGCTCCTCGCCGGAGGCCCGCCAATCGTCCAGCATTTCGCGGTATTGCGTTTGATACTGGATATCCGGTTTTACTAATTTTAACATATTGCTGTCCTCGACCAGATTATTTTTATGTGAAGGGTTCCGCCATAAAAAGCAATAAAACCAGCGCCGCCTGGACGTATCGTAATGCGCTTCCTTTTACCGAATGATATCCCTATAATTCCTTAACCCTTTCCATTTCCTTCCTCGAATTGCATGATTTATTCGATAAACGATTCCGCGTTTCCTTTCGTATAGTGTGAAAATCGGTTGAAACCTACCGCCTCCCCTTTTGAAAATGCCGTTCTCCATGAACCGTAGCCATGATTGCCGCGGTTCACCGCGTAACCAAACCAACTACGGCAGTGCTGTCAGGGTTCACTTCCATCCAAGATAAACTACGGCAGTCATCGCCATCCTTTTTTCATTACGGAATCAAAACGATTGTCCAGTCAGTCAAGCTCAGCTATTTCTCAGCGAATTGCGAATATAACCAATCCGGCGTAAGTTGATAGCGCTTGCCAAACCAAGGGAAATGAGATATAAAAAAACGCGACCACCGGCTGGTGCCGGGTGATGGTCGCGTCGGAAATGGGGTGACTTCCATGACCCGTCTCGTTCTTCTGCGCGATGGATCATGACACGATGATTGTCTGACGAAGGATTCCCATTACCTTAACAGTCGCATATTTCCGGTCAAGCGGTTGATCTGCGGCTCCGGCCCGAATAGGCAGATCCCGAGATATTGAAGGTCGCCGCCGCCGCTTCCCGCGAGCGACCGGGTATAATCCTCGTAACTTTTGGAACGTTGCGCCACGGAGCTGAAATCGATCACGCCGACAGCGGCATGCTCCGGGTCATATAAACTCTCCCGCAGCGCCTGAATCTCGGCGCGCGTGGCGCTCAATATGGGAATGCTCACCCCGGTGATTCCGGCATGCTCCCTCCCGTCGGCATCGGGAATGGCCGGTCCGATCACCGGCTCGATTTGATTGCCGAGGCTCAGACCCAGTACCGCGGCGGTGTTGGCGATCAAGCCGAGCGGCAATTGGGGATCGATCAGCATCACAATTTTCATCGTTTCATCCTCCATGAAATTGGTTTTCAGTGCGAAGGCGGGCTCCAGCCGGGGCTTTACGTCGCATCCGGGCCGTACCCGGTCCGATTCCGGCGGGGCAGCCACCGGCTTCCCGTCAAGAGACGGTTTCTCCGCTCCGCCACGAAGATCTCGCCCAGGATTAGCCCGGCGCCGAGCAGCACCAGGCCGTTACATTTCGTTCAATACCAGGCCCGAAGTGACAGCGGCACCCGATAAATATCGCTGCTGGTCTTCACCACCCCGATGGCTGGCACCGCCCGGTTCCACATCACGAAGCAAAGCAGGGAGGCAGCCAGCGCCAACCCGGCGAAATGCAACTCTTCCCGGAGCGCAAGGCGCGAGGCCGCAGGAATAACAGGCACAATAAAGCGATGGCAAAGCGCGCATAAAAGATGGCGACCGGAGATAACTCCCGGAGAATCATTTTGGTGGAGATAAAGGTGGTACCCCAGATCAGGATGGTGAGCACGGCCAGCAGATGGCCGAGGCAGGCGTGATTGCGCATGGTCCTTCCTTCCGCGACGGTTTTCCATTATCATAACGGTTGCGGAAGCAAGGGCCTAGTAAAAAATTGCGCGATTTTAGTTGAATTCGACTGGTTACCGCTGGACCCGAGAACCCATCGCGCGGCGGTAGCCGATGGGCGTGGTCCCGGAATATTGCTTGAAAGCCTTGACGAAATGGCTCTGGTCATAAAACCCGGCCTCCTGGGCAATGGCGGTGATCGAAGCGGCCCGGCGCCGCCGCAGTTCCTCCTTGGCGAAGTTGATCCGGAGCATCGTCTGATAGGCGTGGGGCGAGGTCTGCAACGTCTTCTCAAACAGCCGCACCAGGTGATACTTGCTCAAGCCGGCCTCCGCCGCCAGCTGATCCAGGCTGATCTTTTCCCGGAAATTGGCCCGTAAATACTCCTCGGCCCGCCGCACGGTCCGAAGCTCCCCGCAGGACTGGGAAGGCGGGATCTGAAAATAGCTTTCGAAGTCGAAGAAATAGCCGAGCTCCACGATGAGGCGGGTCTCCTTCTCCAGCGCCGGGAGATCCGTTTCCAGCGCGGCGATGAACTGCCGCGCCCGCTGGTAGTCGGAGAGCGCCAATGTTTTCACGGCGATACCGAGGTCGCTTTCGGCCTCGTCCAGCAGCGAAACGACCCACTCCCGCTTCAGATAGAGCATGTTGAAACGCCAGTGATCCGGATCTTCCGGGTTGCAGTCATGGATGGTCCGGGGCGGAATCAGGATGAAACTGCCCGGCCCGACCCGGTACTCCCGGCCGGCGCCGCCGACCCGGCTCGCGCCGTGGACCACCAGGCCCACCGAGAATTCTTCGTGGGCATGGCGCCGCGAGGAATGGATTCCCCCGTCGCAACTCTTGATCTCCAGGAACGGCAAGTTTTCGTCCCGGTAAAACCGCACCGCCATCGCCTGCCAACCCGCTTTCGTTTTGTCTTCCGCCCCAAAAGGAACCCCGGCGCCGTCCTTCCCCAACGGGTCACTGACGGGGCGTCCGTATTTTTGGAATCATTGTAACACAGATCCGCCGCCGTTTCGTTTACCTTCTCCTGAACAATTGCTCCTGTCCCGGCCGGTACCGCCAATCACCAAGCTGCGCATGGAGATCGACTTGTTCTGGAAGCTTTGATGCCATACCCGCAGCGGCTCGCCGGCCCCGGTCATTCCCAGGGCATAAAGCAGCGGCAGGTAATGTTCGTTGGTGGGAACCGCCTTGGAAACAGCCGCCCGCTCGACCAGCGCCGCATCGTCCCTCTGCTCCAAGAGCCGTTCCGTCTCCCGGTCAAAATCGGCCGCCCAGTCATACGGTTCCGCCTCCATATTGGCGAAGTCGGCCATCCGCAAATTATGGACAATATTGCCGCTGCCGATGACCAGAATTCCTTCCCGGCGCAAATGGCCCAGGCGCTTGCCCAGCTCCCAATGATAGGCGGGCGGCTGCCGGTAATCGAGGCTCAATTCGGCCGCCGGCCGGTCGGCCCGGGGATAGATATGTTTCAGGATGGCCCAAGCCGCGTGATCCAGGCCGCGCCGCGGGTCGCTTTGCACTCCGGAGTCCTTCAAAAGTCCGGCCAGTTCCGGGGCGCCCGGACAATCATAGCGTTCACGGTATAATACTTCCGGAAAACCGTAAAAATCATAGAGCTGATCCGGACGGGGCGCGCTCGTGAGGCGGGTCCCCTCGGTCAGCCAATGCGCGGAGATCACTAAAATCGCCCGGGGTTCAGGCAGTTCCTCCCCCAGCCCTTTCAGGCTGGCGGTGAAACCATTCTCCAGCACAATATTTAACGGGGAACCATGACCGATAAAGACCACCGGCATTAAATCGGGCACGAGGATCACCTACCCTTTTTATGATTGCTGATCCATTTCGGTCTGAATTCTTTTTTTCCTACCTAAAACCCCGTCCCGGAGCGCCGAGCGTCCAATTTTATGATCGTTTTTGTCATGCGCATGAGTTTCCATCCCTTGCCCCACTTGATCTTTTCGCGATTTAAAGCTATGATAAAAGCATCCCCCCATTAGAAGCGTTGTGATAAACCCTGTCCGAAGGCCAGGGTGAACACAAAAGCTCAGAAAAGCAAGTGATAAAGTCGTTTTAAATCTTTTTGCAAGCTGACTTCCGCTTCGAGAGACTTTATCACATGGCTTTTAGAAGCGTTGTGATAAACCCTGCCCGAAAGTCAGGGTGAACACAAAAGCTCAGAAAAGCAAGTGATAAAGTCGTTTTAAATCTTTTTGCAAGCTGACTTCCGCTTCGAGAGACTTTATCACATGGCTTTTAGGACAGTTGAATATAGAGGAGGCTTGCTTGACCATGGCTTATCAAGTACTCAACCAGCGGTTGCTCGAAAATGCTTCATTCTGGCAAGGAAAAAAGGTTGAGCTTCCCCAGTACGACCGGAAGAAACTCCCGGTGCGGTCGGTCTGTTTCTCGGCCGGAAAAATGGCCTACGGCCATACCGGGGACATCATGCAGGATCTGTTGAACGAAGACCCCTCCATCGGCGTCATGACGGGCGTGGAGACCTTCTCCCCCAAATATGTCACTGATCTGGCCGCCGCCGATTTCTTAATGACGCAGCTGATCTTCGAGAATGAAAAGGGCCGGGTGGTTCCCAAGGTCCAAGGGGCCATCGACACCATCCTCTTTCTCGACAGTTCCGCCACCAGCCTGGCCTGGGCCAGACTGCTCGAATTGGCGCACGACCCGCGGCTGCAATTTGCGACGCTCAACGCCCCGGAGGGCGCTTACGGCGTC encodes:
- a CDS encoding AraC family transcriptional regulator, which encodes MAVRFYRDENLPFLEIKSCDGGIHSSRRHAHEEFSVGLVVHGASRVGGAGREYRVGPGSFILIPPRTIHDCNPEDPDHWRFNMLYLKREWVVSLLDEAESDLGIAVKTLALSDYQRARQFIAALETDLPALEKETRLIVELGYFFDFESYFQIPPSQSCGELRTVRRAEEYLRANFREKISLDQLAAEAGLSKYHLVRLFEKTLQTSPHAYQTMLRINFAKEELRRRRAASITAIAQEAGFYDQSHFVKAFKQYSGTTPIGYRRAMGSRVQR
- a CDS encoding acyltransferase family protein; the encoded protein is MATQKPPGKAAGLQRRIPDMAGQPVQPVERLVFIDNIRWVMIVLVVLHHLNNTYGQVGGWYYIESHPVDPVSRIVLTMAVSFSQAYFMGLLFLIAGYFVPASYDRKGAARFLGDRAIRLGVPALLFMGVLYPLTMLIIWHFDHHTPAHLLSVYLNYLFSQRFLGSSGPLWFAWALLIFSIGYAALRIVGVAKNVSSTDCSEPLKASHGRVGCVILIMAALTFLVRLVQPIGTDVYNMQLCFFPQYIILFSLGIILYRRNGLLNIPYRLGTAWFKAALGLGIPLWIAILLLGDAFRDMRPYFGGFYWQAAAYAVWESFFCGGVCLGLLVLFREKWNRQGRIAAFLSQNAFGVYVLHAPVLVGITLLLRKITMMPLLKTVLAGLVVVPLCFGVSYWARRIPWLRRILA
- a CDS encoding EamA family transporter, which encodes MRNHACLGHLLAVLTILIWGTTFISTKMILRELSPVAIFYARFAIALLCLLFLRPRALRSGKSCISPGWRWLPPCFAS
- a CDS encoding GNAT family N-acetyltransferase, giving the protein MITLARAESGDAAELRDIQAAAFAADVAQYGCGPEGHDALEWHLNLIEKQSLYFKILYQAKIVGGVVIFSRENGHYHLGRIFIAPSHQNLGIGAAALRALEERFPDARKWTLDTPYRNVRNHHFYEKLGYMKVGETEPDAGNGFYLFLYEKQFSR
- the ygiD gene encoding 4,5-DOPA dioxygenase extradiol, translated to MPDLMPVVFIGHGSPLNIVLENGFTASLKGLGEELPEPRAILVISAHWLTEGTRLTSAPRPDQLYDFYGFPEVLYRERYDCPGAPELAGLLKDSGVQSDPRRGLDHAAWAILKHIYPRADRPAAELSLDYRQPPAYHWELGKRLGHLRREGILVIGSGNIVHNLRMADFANMEAEPYDWAADFDRETERLLEQRDDAALVERAAVSKAVPTNEHYLPLLYALGMTGAGEPLRVWHQSFQNKSISMRSLVIGGTGRDRSNCSGEGKRNGGGSVLQ
- a CDS encoding DUF2000 domain-containing protein codes for the protein MKIVMLIDPQLPLGLIANTAAVLGLSLGNQIEPVIGPAIPDADGREHAGITGVSIPILSATRAEIQALRESLYDPEHAAVGVIDFSSVAQRSKSYEDYTRSLAGSGGGDLQYLGICLFGPEPQINRLTGNMRLLR
- a CDS encoding peptide chain release factor 3, which codes for MPDTEPLLQEEIQKRRTFAIISHPDAGKTTLTEKLLLYGGAIHLAGSVKARKAQRHAVSDWMEIEKQRGISVTSSVLQFDYEGFRINILDTPGHQDFSEDTYRTLMAADCAVMLIDVAKGVEAQTIKLFKVCKQRGIPIFTFVNKLDRVGKNPFELMEEIEKVLGIRSYPMNWPVGIHGEYQGVYNRRKAQIELFDTEGGHGQYIVPSTVGSVEDPSFAELLGEAVHQNLKSEIELLDLAGDDFDLAKVRRGELTPMFFGSAMTNFGVRPFLEEFLRLAPPPAPRRTDAGEIAPDDGRFSAFVFKIQANMNPAHRDRIAFARICSGKFVRGMEVYHLQTGKPLKLAQPQQFMAQDRAIIEEAYPGDIVGLFDPGVFGIGDTLCPMGDKFRFEDFPVFPPEQFARVQPKDSMRRKQFIKGITQLTQEGAVQLFRQPDYGVESFVVGVVGSLQFDVLQYRLQGEYGVDIYIQHLPYVMARWIAGKNTQSVNLSGDLLVLDRNEKPVALFRSEWSFQNTAQKHPELEFLVVPRRGPEE
- a CDS encoding GNAT family N-acetyltransferase, producing MLKLVKPDIQYQTQYREMLDDWRASGEEPKPWVLQKDCTDFQALVEKLEGLSRGINVPEGFVPSTTFWAYDNETDQIVGAVNIRHSLNDLLLEAFGNIGYGVRPGARRKGYATTILKLALAECKNLNLKRVLLGCYRENVASARIILKNGGVLENEVFDNDSGKLIQRYWIEIE
- a CDS encoding phosphotransferase family protein, with the translated sequence MPEGILIGKGRTAEVYRLENERVLKIFYDWVPAAWIEAEAEIGAAVHAAGVPAPAVYGLFDVDGRKGLLYQRLDGPSLLGRIEAKPWRIMHYARQMAKFHRQIHAANGAGLPGQKERMESAIRDSVALFGLGANQAPIIAHLRRLPEGSSVCHGDFHPDNILGVERKWVAIDWSNATAGNPCADVARTVLILDSPYLPPHIPKATQVLLKAVKRLLRAVYLQEYLRLARIGFEAVAVWLLPVAAARLCEQVPGETEWLLKMIQRYMKEL